Within Colius striatus isolate bColStr4 chromosome 5, bColStr4.1.hap1, whole genome shotgun sequence, the genomic segment ACatcttaccccttgtcctgccactgttACAGAACAAAGCCTGGCACCATCCTCtggacacccaccctttagccATTTATCACCACTGATAAGGTCCTTTGTCAGCCTTCTGATTATGAAATCCAAAGGTAGAGCACCAAACAGAAATGGGCACATATGCTCATGGGGCTCTTTAGGAAGAAGAATGATGTCTGAACTTGCAAGACTCACTTCAGGAGCTGTTACATCTGGCTCATGGTTACTTTGCTGCCCACcggcactcccaggtctctctctgcggagctgctccccagcaggtcacccctagcctgtgctggtgcagggggttgttcctccccaggtgcaggactctgcgcttgcccttgttgaacctcatgagcttcttcttgcccaactctcagcctgtccagatctcgCTGAAGATCACCTCTGAGTTACTTGACACCAAAAATCTACCCTTTACACACAAAGATGTAAGAAACTGGGCTTCACACCTTCCATAGCCTGTGCTTCCTGTACCGCAAGGTGAGTAGGCCCCAGCACGTGGCCCGAGAGGCAACGAGAAGGCTCGTCCTCCCTCTCCGTGCCCACATGGAGAGCGACTGCCCTACGGCGCTGGCGTTGCAGAGGATGACCCGTAATAGCCCCCTTGGGAGGGCTTCTCCACTCCAGCACAGTGATTCTGGGGTGGCACCGGTCGATGActcccacagcagagctggttgtgccgtGCCAGCTTGGGCACATGTTGACACGTTCCGGGGGACGTGCCCCTGGATGGGAAGAGAAAGCGGTCAAGTCATGGTCTCCCTCTAGGGTGCAAGGCCCCTACACCAATCTGATCTGACACATCGTTTACTCCCTcccatcctttttttcttttcattttctgtccttttttgttGCAGTTTTAGGCCCAGCCAGGCACAAGAACCACACAGTCGCTCGCTCGCTGTCCTTCACTCTCTGTGGTGGGATGAGGAAAAGGTGTTAAGGGCCTGACGGAAGTCCtccaggacagggagggctcgctcACCCATTACAGTCCAGGTGAAACAGACAAGACTGCTTGACTcggggaagaaaatgaagatttatTTAATCAGCCATCAACcaaaaaataattaacagaCGCAAAACAAAGTAGGATGATGAAGAAGAGTAGGATCAGGCCCTTCAGACCATCTTTTCCCCATCCATCCCCTCTTCCTGGTCCCAGTAGCTCTGCTTCcccctgccctcagcagcacagaggcacAGGGAAAGGGGGGTTTCAGTCAATCCTTCCCCAATGGCTCCCGCCTCTTGTCTCACCCCCAGGCAGGGTCTCCTCGCAgttcccctgccccagcactgggTTCCTCACACATCAGCTAGACATGTGTCCGTCTCGAAGGCTGCAGCGCCTCAGTGCTGGCTCCCGTGTGGGTCTGCTCCGCGGCCGGCCCCTGGCCCaacatggcctgctccagcagcctccacACGCGGCGCGGGGCCTCCGCTGTGGGGTCCTCCCAGGAAGGGAAGGTTGCAGACTTCCCTTCTCAAACAGTAGTCGCAGAGGTGCCAGGTTGGCCCGGCCTGAGACAGAGGTGGGCccaactcagagccaggggaagggTGTGCAGATAACCCAGCAAGACCAAGATAAGAAACCCGAGAGCTCTACAAACAGAGGACCTATGACAAAGACCATACAGGGAAGAAGGAACTGAGAGTTCATGAAAAGGGCTCAAGAAATCTGCAAGACACCTTTTCAACAACCACTAGGGACTACTGCAGaccatcaaaaaagaaaaaatgtctcCCCCCAAACCCAACAACATTTTCACTCTCGGCTTTCAGAAGGGTCTCTCCGGTTTTGCCATCTTCCCTTGAACCCACACTCGAGAAATGCAGGTGTACTCGGAGTTTCCCCAGTTGTTCAGTACAAGCACTTTGATGTAAGAAAAGGCTCTGGGGTGCAGCGtgttctgtgaagagagaaaaggaaatggagcaACAGTGAGACCCTAtctcccctgccagccctgcttgttctgtgctgacagagagACTCAGGAGGGGCTcgtagggcagctgctgggcaacCCCACCAAGCTCCCGCTGTCCCTTTGTCTCACCTTCCCCCCGGCAGCCTGAGGGCAAGGGAAAGAAGGGGttgtgctgggaggagaggacactGTCCCACCCACCACAGGCCACAGGACGGAGCCCTGGTGCTGCTCGAGGGCTTTTGGCACCAGACAcccctctttctgcagggcacaAAGGCCTTGATCTGGTGTGGTGTCTGCGTGTGCGGCTGGCTCCACTGAAGGCAGCGGCTGCAGCCAGGGATCTCTCGGAGCCTGTGCTCCCACTCGCCTGATCCTGCCCATGTTCTGCTTTTGCTGCCATCACCACACGCTGCTCAGCCCTCACAACCCCTCCGGGTCTCTCTCAAAGCGACCCAGTGCTCAGGGAGACAGAATCCACATGCTTCCTGCTGCGGACTTGCAGGCAAATCATGCACAGACCGTACCTTCAGACGAAAGGGCTGAATGGCCTCTTTTTCCACATCGTACATGAACAAACCGAGCCAAGCTTCCTCATCTCCATCAGCATCCAGTCCCTCAGAGGAAAAACACAAGGAGAGAGCTCAGACTCAACTCGACAAAGAGGGAAGGCAAGTACGTGCTGCACCGGCCCTGCTACCCACCTGGCTTCTCCTGGGCAACAGCCACAGCCTAGTGCTGGCTGGGGATGAGCTCCGTCTCTGCCTCGGGCTTTGGTCAAGAACCCGGAGGGGCTTTGGCCAGAGTTAGGTCTTGAGAGGGGTGAAACCTCTTGAGCCCTTGAAGCACCTggctagggcactgcagtgctcaggagAGAGCGGGGCAGCGGCCTCAGAGGGGGCACAAAAGCAGGAGAGTCCCTGCCACATCCCGccagggccagatgcagccagaagcacccagcaGAGACTTACATAGACAGCCACgtctctgggagcactgctggcagccacagacaaggagccttcctcagCGACGTGCTGCACAGCGATGGCAGTCGGGTGGACTGGGgctggcagcctgatgacaaGCCGGCCGTAATGCCCACAGAAGCACCAGCGTTTGCCTGGGGAGACAtccgtctgcaaagcagcacaggagagcAATGAGACGGGAGTGAGCGCTGGGGCCCGCGCAGCTGCTCgtctggcctggagcacaggcacCTGTATGCCTGGGGCTCTActccagctccaggaggagGTGCCTGCCAGGAGCAGGAGGCACCTTCCCTGCCTGCCAAAGGGGCTCTGCCTCttagggaaaagaggagaaaaggggcTGTGAAAGCGTCCTGGCCAGGGCCCCCGCCTCACGCCCTCAAATCAGCACTGGTAGGGATCAGGGTGGCAGCAGAGTCGCAGCAGAGTCACAGCAGGGCCCCTCAGTCCTGCTTTGCTCCCTTCCTGAGGGAAACCACTGTTTTTTTGCAAGCTCTGCCCTGTGTTGGAGCTCTGGTTTCAGGAACCTGATCAACGCTGTGGGCTTCCACAGCACCActggcaggcaggcagacaggCAAGCAGAGCTGATGGTTTCTGCTACAGTACCTGCAAGATGGTATCGGGCCCGTCCTCATCACCCCCTCTGTTCAACATGTTGTAGAACCAATTCCATTTGCACTGGTAAGTTGTGGAAGTTCTCTTCACGTCAATGGTGGCacctgtgaggaagggagagcagatgACCGCAAGAGCCACGGACCAGGAGGCCTCGGTGCCCCTACGTCATCTGAGGCggctgagcagctccaagccTGTCAGTCCTGTCCCTGTGGCCACTCTGGCGGGGGCCTCGCTGTGCAGGGCACTGCCAGCAGTCATGTCCCTGGTGACTGCTTCTCTCCCAGCAGTCCAAGGACAAGGTCTGAAggtgctgggagacagcaggcGCCCATGTGAGTGTCAGCAGACCAAAGCTGAGGGCCTGCTGCACCGACAGCAAAGGATGACCCGGCCGGTCCCCTTCCAACTGCCGTGGAGAGGAGCGGAGTCCCTCCatcagcacaggaacgtgtgtgggggcagcagcaggggcacacACGGGCTGAGGGCAGCGGCGGGAGGGACTGTGAGAGCCACgctgccacagccttcctcttggGCTGCAGCGAGCATGTCAGCTCTCCCACTTTGGATAGCAGCGCCTGGAGCACAGCCTCCTTGGGGCTTGCTGCAGACAGCACGGGGCAAGGAGACGGGCCTGCTCATGTCCTTACCCAGGCTTTTCAGGGCCCAGTCAGAATTCATcattttgtcttccaaagccaTCTTCAATGCTCCCTGCTCATGTTCCTGGGAAAACCGTGAGGggacaaagaaaagaatcaCATCAGCAGGCTGCTCAGCGTGCCTACTAGCACCCAGAGATGCAAAAGCTTGGTGTGAGCAACAGGAGTTCACGGAGCTGACAGACTCGCCGCTGCAGACGTGAGCCACAAAGGCTGAGGAACGCCGTCTGAGGCTGTGGTCGTGAGGTGGGTTGACAAGGGTCCCCACACCCTCATGGCCACCCTCTACACTCTCCAGGTCAGCTGGGAGATGGTCTCGGGCCCTGCCGGGGGTGGCTGGCCCTCTGAGCCTGCCTGGCTCTCGCCCCTGCCTCAGGGCCACAGTCAGAGCACCGGCACTACAACAAAAGGACGTCAGGagtcctgctctgcctgcagcagcccgtTAAACTGGGcctggccctggctgctcccTTGCAAGAGGTGCCCGTCCCGTGAGTGTCACCAACCTCTGTGCCTGCCTTTGCCTGCATCCTCCACGCTGACAGCAAGGTCCCACAGTAAACACCAACTGCAATTCACATCAGCAAGAGACAGTTATTTCCCTGGGGCTGCGAGCAGTCCTGCACTCGCCTTGTCTCCTCCCTGTTGCcttgggctggggcagcaggttgGCTGGGGAGGTGTGGAACCggggctgcagagagaggccaCGCGCCTCTGCCCGGCAGCCATCAGCCCAGGCTTcaggggctgcacagccctgggctccaggtGTGCTCGGGGCCCCATTTCCCCTCCCTGTTCCCCTGAGCACTGAGACCATGCCGCAGGGACCAGGAGAGGTACCTCTCCATCAGTCCCCTGCACGGCCCCTCTGGCAATCTCCAGCTCAGGCTTGGACATACATAGACCCTTCTCTCCCAGACGCAGGCTGAGCCCTCTGGCTCGCTGGCCAGAGCGGCAGCGTGCCGGGCAGTCTAGCAGCCTCAGTGGTAGTTCAAAAGCCGGTCCCAGTCGAGGACGTGTTCAGGAAGCACTTGGGCCCCAGAATTACCACACGCAAACAGGAAAGCTGGCCATCTGAAggctgctgtgcagcacagaCAGGCATTTGCTCACGCCAACTCACCGAGAAGCACTACAAGTGTCAACAAGAACTTGTTTTCCAGGGCTGCCCTAAACCTCTTGTTCTCCAGAGATGTCTTCAGCCTGAAACAGAGGGAGTCTTGTGGCCGTCAGTAAGCCAAGGCTGGAGCAAACCCCTTCAACAGGCAGATTTCCCTTTTCAGGCTGAAAAGCCCGTGCTTTGGAAGCCTGCCGCTGACACagagagagctggcagagcagcgtCCGGGAGTAATACACTCTATCCTCACccttcagcagtgccagcagctcttCCCCAAAGGAAGGGCTCCAGGAGCACCTTCCAAAAGCTGCTGACAATTGtgctgggaagcaaagagatCGAGTAAACACAGaaactgcatttcagcagtCTTTCTGCTGTGGACCTCGCTCTCTCTCTGGTTGAGAAGGCAGGCGTACTCTCGCTTGCCGTCACACAGCTCTCTCTAAGGGGTGTTTCTGCACAGCTGGGAAGTGCAAGAGCCTTGTCTGGCTTTTCTCTCAGGGCCCTCCCAGACCTGCATGGTCTCTTGCCAGAAGCTGGGGAAAATCCTTTCCACATGCAGGTGTTTGGCTAGCGACTATCCCATCGTGGCCAAAGTTTGGGCCTCTGGGAGTGCCGAGGGGCTTTGCTCTTGGTTCTCCCTGCGAATGGCCACAGCCTCAGCGGTGCCCAAGCTGCGGTGCCCAGAGCAGAGCACGGGGCAGCTGCCT encodes:
- the LOC133625458 gene encoding SUN domain-containing protein 5-like, with product MPRRRATRARRRPAGRIAEEKAVEPTLCQQSSTVCVEPDVVLPPASGSDTARAQPVAGHHKGRDVAGMIFSLACTLAVCLWNRLQHSHTFARLKTSLENKRFRAALENKFLLTLVVLLVGVYCGTLLSAWRMQAKAGTEEHEQGALKMALEDKMMNSDWALKSLGATIDVKRTSTTYQCKWNWFYNMLNRGGDEDGPDTILQTDVSPGKRWCFCGHYGRLVIRLPAPVHPTAIAVQHVAEEGSLSVAASSAPRDVAVYGLDADGDEEAWLGLFMYDVEKEAIQPFRLKNTLHPRAFSYIKVLVLNNWGNSEYTCISRVWVQGKMAKPERPF